The DNA region TCGCTATGTCGACCATATGCTGCCCAATATCGCCGCGACCCTGATCGTCTCGGCGACGCTCGCCTTCCCCGAAGTGATCCTCGCCGAGAGCGGGCTCTCTTTCCTCGGGCTCGGCGTGCAGCCGCCCATGACGAGTCTGGGCAATATGGTCGGCTATGGTCGCGGCTATATCAGCAGCGCGCCCTGGATCCTGCTGTGCCCGAGCCTCGTCATCGTCGCCACCACCTTGGCGATCAGCCTCGCGGGCGATTGGCTGCGCGACCGGCTCGACCCGACGGTGGGGTGAAGTCTCAGTCCCTTCGTCATGGCCGGGCTTGTCCCGGCCATCCACGCCTCGCTACCTTTGGGTGATGACTGACAGAGCAGCAATCCCTGCGAGTCGCAGGCTTGAGGGAAAGACGTGGATGGCCGGGACAAGCCCGGCCATGACGGATATGGGACCGCTGGCCATCACACCACGCTGCGATGGCGCTCGATGCAGCAGGCGATGACCTTGTCGATCGGGCGGGCCCACCAGCGATCGGAAAAAATCTCGACTTCCGCATAGCCCGCATAGCCCTGCGCCTCGACGGCTGCGCGGATGCGCGGGATATCGATCACCCCATCCCCCATCATGCCGCGATCATTGAGGAGATCGGTCGTCGGCACCAGCCAGTCCGAGACATGGAAGGCGTGCAGGCGGTCGCCGCCGGCCCGCGCGATGCCTTCCATGAGCTGCGGGTCCCACCACACATGATAGACGTCGAGCGCGACCCCGAGAGCACCCGATCGCTGCGGGTCGAGGCGCTCGCAGATGTCGAGCGCCTGGGCCAGCGTGTTCACGCAGGCGCGGTCCGCCGCATAGACGGGATGCAGCGGCTCGATGGCGAGCTTCAGGCCGATGGGGCGCGCATAATCGAGGAGCTCGGCGATGCCGTCCTCGACTTGCCTGCGCGCCGCCGCGATGTCCTTCGAGGCCGCGCTGCCGGGGCGCGAAAATTGCGGCAGGCCGCCCACCACCAGCACCAGGCAGGGCGCGCCGAGCGCCATCGCCTCGTCGACGGCGCGGCGGTTGTCGTCACGGACTTCCGTGCGATGCGCGCGCTCTGCCGGGAACATGCCGCCGCGGCAATAGCCGGAGAGTTCGAGCCCCGCCTGGCGGATGACTCTGACGGCCTTGTCGAGACCAAGCGCCTGCACCTGGTCGCGCCAGGGCGAGATGGCGCGGATGCCGTGGCGGACGCAGGCCTCGATGATGCCGGCGAGATCGGCCTGCCGACGCAATGTCGCGGTGTTGATCGACAGCCAGCGATGGTCGCCGGAGAAATCCCTCACTCTCCGAGACCTTTGCGGAACTCGGCTTTCGCTGGCGCATGGATCGAAACGCCCCCCACCCGTACCCTCCCCACCACTCCCCCTCGGAACAAGTCCGAGGGTCGCGGGGGGAGGGGAATGATCAGCGCTGGGCATCTCCCTCCCCCCACGACTTCGTGGTGGGGAGGGTACGGGTGGGGGGCTCTTTCAGAACGATCCAAAGGTTTCAGCTCTCGACGCCGCGCACCGCCAGCACGGCGCGCATGCGTGAAGCGGCGCGCTCGGGATCGCTGAAGAGCCCGGCGCGATCGGCGAGGCGGAACAGCTCGGCGAGATGCAAGGTCGAGCGGGCGCTCTCCTGGCCGCCCACCATGGTGAAATGATCCTGGTGCCCGTTGAGATAGGCCATGAACACCACGCCCGTCTTATAGAAGCGGGTCGGCGCCTGGAAGATATGGCGCGACAGCGGCACGGTCGGGGCCAGCACTTCATGGAACAGGTCCTGCCTGCCCGCCGCCAGATGACCGAGCGCCGCGGAGGCTGCGGGCGCAATGGCGTCGAAGATGCCGAGCAGCGCATGCGAATAGCCCTGCGCATCGCCTTCGATCAGCTCCGCATAATTGAAGTCGTCGCCCGTATACATGCGCACGCCCTTGGCGAGGCGCCGGCGCATGATCACCTCCTTCTCCTTGTCGAGGAGCGAGATCTTCACGCCGTCGATCTTGCCCGCATTGGCGGCGATGACGGCAAGCGCCGTGTCCATTGCGGCGTCGATATCGACAGAGCCCCAATAGCCGGTGAGCGCCGGATCGAACATGTCGCCGAGCCAATGGATGACGACCGGCTCGCGCACTTGCTCCAGGATGTGGCCATAGACCGTCGCATAATCCTCGGCGCTCCTCGCCACTTGCGCCAGCGCCCGCGACGCCATTAGGATGATGCGCCCGTTAACCGCCTCGATCGCCGCGACCTGCTCCTCATAGGCGCGGATCACGTCGTCGATGCTCTTCGCCGCCTCGGCCGGCAGATGGTCGGTGCCGGCGCCCGAGAAGACCAGCGCGCCCTCGCGGCCCTTGGACGCCGCGACCGAGCGGCGGATGAGCTCGAGCGAGGTCGGCCAGTCGAGGCCCATGCCGCGCTGCGCCGTGTCCATGGCCTCAGCGACGCCGAGGCCGAGATCCCAGAGATAGCTGCGATAGGCGATCGTCCTGTCCCAGTCGATTGGAGCGTCGAGCCAGGGATCGCCCTCGCTGAAAGGATCCGCCACCACATGCGCCGCCGAGAACACGATGCGGTTGAAAGGAGCAGCCGGACGCGCCGGGAAATCGCGCGGCGCGCTAAGATGATAGAGCTCGAGCGAATGATCCGGTTTGGGCAGGCGGATCACGGTTGCCGGCAGCGGATAGACGGGCTTGTTCATGGCAGCCTCCGGGCGCTGGCGTATCGTGATCCAGGTATCAGCATTCCGCGATTCCGTTGACTAGCGCGGCGGCACCCATTTCAGCACATGCGTGCCGATAAGGCAGAGCTCGCCGTCCTGGTTGACGATCTCGACCTTCGAGCGCGTGCGCCCGGCTTGCGGATCGACCTCTTCCACGGTGTAGCGCGCCGTGACCGTGTCGTCGATGAAGACCGGATGGATGATGCGGATCTTGTCATAGCCGAGCGAGACCGGGACATGGGTGGCGCCACGCTTCGTCGAGCGCTCGGAGATCACCGTCGAGGTCGCCGACAGCAGCCCCATCATCAAGGCGCCATGGGCGATGCGCCGTCCATAGGCGGTGGTGCGCGCATAGGCCTCGTCCACATGGATCGGCGCATGGTCGCCCGAGATCTCGGCGAAGCCCAGGATGTCGGCCTCGCTGATGGTGCGCGTATATTCGGCCTGCTCGCCGACCGCGATATGGGTCTCGACCGTCATCTCATCCTCCAATCCCCAAATCGTCAGATGCCCAAATCCTCAAATCCCGAAGAATCTCTCGAGCTCGACCACCTGGCCGGCCAGCATGGTCTTGCCGCCGACGGTGCGGCAGCCGCGCGTCTTGGCCTGCGCCAAAAGCGGCGTCACCTCTGGCTTTGCGATCACGTCGATGACGAGCTGGGCCGGATCGAGCGCGCCGATCTCCGCGGGCAAGCCGTCGGCGGGCGCCATGCCGATCGGCGTCGCATTGACGACGATGTCGTAGCCGGCGGCAACCGGCGCGCCGGTCCCGACCTCGCAACCCGAATAGGCCTCGGCCACTCGCGCCACGAGGCTTGCGGCCTTCGCACCGTCGAGGTCGTGGATGGTGATCGCAGCGGCTCCCGCATCCGCGAAGGCGACCGCGACGGCGCTGCCGGCCCCGCCGGCGCCGATCAGCATCACGCGGCGGCCCGTTACGTACAGGCCCTCGGCCGCGAGACCCGCCACCAGGCCGCGCCCGTCGAACATGTCGCCGCTCCAGCGCCCGCCCGGCTCGCGCCGCATGGCGTTGATGGCGCCGACCTTGCGGCCCGTCGGCAGCACCTGGTCGACGAGGCTCATGGCGCGCACCTTATAGGGCACGGTGACCACGATGCCGTCGAGATTGCCGAGCGCCATCAGGCCGCGCACCGTCGCCTCGAAATGGTCGGGCAGCACGTTGAGCGGCACCAGCACGGCATTCAGCCCGGCGGCCTTGAAGCGTGGATTGAAGACGAGCGGCGATTTCACCTGCTCGATCGGATCGCCGATGATGCCGTAGAGCCTGGTCGAGCCGTCGATCAGCGGTTGCGCAGCGGAAATGTCGTTCATTGGGCTGCCATCGCTGCCTGGTCGAGGAGATTGAGATGGGGCGAGGCGGCGCGCGGCTTGCGCTTGGCGATCTCGGCCTTGAGCCCGAGCGGCGCTGGCAGGAAGAGGCGCCTGTCCATGGTCTTCAGCTCCCGCGCCACCGCCGGACGAAAGCCCATGCGGGCCATGATGTCGCGCTCGATATCGACGCCGGGCGCAATCTCGATCAGCTCGAGCCCGTCGGCGGCGAGGCGGAACACGGCCCGTTCGGTGACATAGAGCACCTTCTGCTTGCGCTCGCGTCCGAAGCGGCCACTGTAAGTGATCTGCTCGACCTTCGGCACGAGCTTGGGCTTTTCGCCGTCGCGCGCGATCGCGGTCACGCCCTTCGGCCAGGCGATCTCGCTGCGCCCGGCCGTGAAGGTGCCGCAGAACACGACACAATTGGCGTTCTGGCTGATATTGATGAAGCCACCGGGGCCGATGATGCGCCCGCCGAAGCGGCTGACATTGACGTTGCCCTCCTGGTCGATCTCGGCGAAGGACAGGAAAGCGAGGTCGAGACCGCCGCCATCGTAGAAATCGAACTGGTAGGGCTGGTCGATCATCGCCGCGTAATTGCGCGAGGCGCCGGCATCACCGCCCGAGGCCGGCGCGCCGCCGATGAGGCCTTGCTCATTGGTGAGGCAGATATCGTCGAGCGCTTCTTCCTCGGCCGCCACATTGGCAATGCCGGTGCAGATGCCGGAACCGAGATTGCAGATGGCGCCGGGGAAGAGCTCGAGCGCCGCGCGCCTGGCGATCACCTTGCGGGCATCGAGCGGCAGCACCGGGATGTCGGAGAGGGGAATGCGCAGCTCGCCCGCATAGGAAGGGCTGAACTGCGTCTCATAGGTCTGCCATTGCTCGGGCTCGACGATGGCGAGATCGACCAGGATGCCGGGGATCTTCACCTGCTTTGCCGGCAAGGTGCCGCGCTTCGCCATGCGCCGCACCTGGACGATGACGATGCCGCCGCAGCGCCTGGTCGCCTGGGCCTCCGACAGCATCTCGCAGAACACCGCCTCCTGCTCCATGGTGACATTGCCGTCCTCATCCGCCGTGGTGCCGCGCAGGAAGCAGACATCGATATGGTAGGGCTTGTAGAACAGGTACTCCTCGCCGCGGAACTGCACGAGCTCGACGAGATCGTTCGGGGCCCGCTCGCTCTGCCGCCCGCCGCCATGGCGCGGATCGACGAAACTGTGCAGCCCCGTTTTGGTGAGGAGGCCCGGCCGTCCGGCCGCCATCTCGCGCATCAGCTGCGACAGGGCGCCTTGCGGCAGGGTGTAGCCGTCGATCTTCTCGGCGATGGCGAGATCGGAGATCTTCGGCGAATTGACGAAGGTGCCGCAGACGATCCGCCTCAGCAGGCCCTCATGGGCGAAATGATTGGCGCCGAGCGTCGCCCCGTCGCCGATGCCGACCGGGTGCACGGCCGTGATGTCGCGCGGCAGGCCTTCGCTGAGGAAGCGGCGGCCGAGCGCCGCCATCAGCGCCTCGGGCACCGCATGGCCGCCTCCTGAGCCGCCGACCACGATCGTGTCGCCTGAGCGGATGACCTTGACGGCCTCATCAGCAGTAACGCGTCGCACGGGATCCGTCCTCTCTTGCAAGCCTTCAGAACTTACCGGGAAAATGGCAGGCGGCGAAATGTCCGGCCCGGTGCTCGACAAGCGGCGGCGGCACCTCGGCGCAGATCGTCTGAGCTATCGGGCAGCGGGTGCGGAAGCGGCAGCCCGAAGGCGGGTCGACGGCGCTCGGCGGCTCGCCCGCGAGCTGCAGGCGCTCGCGTCCACGCTCGATCGCGGCGTCCGGGATCGGCACGGCCGAGATCAGGTAGCGCGTATAGGGATGCAGCGGCGCCTCGAACAAAGCCTTGGCCGGCGCGACCTCGGCGACCTTGCCGAGATAGAGCACCACCACCCGGTCCGAGATATGGCGCACGACCGCGAGGTCATGGGCGATGAACAGATAGGTGAGGCCGAAATCCTCCTGCAATTGCAGCATCAGGTTGAGGATCTGCGCCTGGATATTCACGTCGAGGGCCGAGAT from Rhizobiales bacterium GAS188 includes:
- a CDS encoding Sugar phosphate isomerase/epimerase: MRDFSGDHRWLSINTATLRRQADLAGIIEACVRHGIRAISPWRDQVQALGLDKAVRVIRQAGLELSGYCRGGMFPAERAHRTEVRDDNRRAVDEAMALGAPCLVLVVGGLPQFSRPGSAASKDIAAARRQVEDGIAELLDYARPIGLKLAIEPLHPVYAADRACVNTLAQALDICERLDPQRSGALGVALDVYHVWWDPQLMEGIARAGGDRLHAFHVSDWLVPTTDLLNDRGMMGDGVIDIPRIRAAVEAQGYAGYAEVEIFSDRWWARPIDKVIACCIERHRSVV
- a CDS encoding Acyl dehydratase codes for the protein MTVETHIAVGEQAEYTRTISEADILGFAEISGDHAPIHVDEAYARTTAYGRRIAHGALMMGLLSATSTVISERSTKRGATHVPVSLGYDKIRIIHPVFIDDTVTARYTVEEVDPQAGRTRSKVEIVNQDGELCLIGTHVLKWVPPR
- a CDS encoding shikimate dehydrogenase; protein product: MNDISAAQPLIDGSTRLYGIIGDPIEQVKSPLVFNPRFKAAGLNAVLVPLNVLPDHFEATVRGLMALGNLDGIVVTVPYKVRAMSLVDQVLPTGRKVGAINAMRREPGGRWSGDMFDGRGLVAGLAAEGLYVTGRRVMLIGAGGAGSAVAVAFADAGAAAITIHDLDGAKAASLVARVAEAYSGCEVGTGAPVAAGYDIVVNATPIGMAPADGLPAEIGALDPAQLVIDVIAKPEVTPLLAQAKTRGCRTVGGKTMLAGQVVELERFFGI
- a CDS encoding propionate CoA-transferase; amino-acid sequence: MRRVTADEAVKVIRSGDTIVVGGSGGGHAVPEALMAALGRRFLSEGLPRDITAVHPVGIGDGATLGANHFAHEGLLRRIVCGTFVNSPKISDLAIAEKIDGYTLPQGALSQLMREMAAGRPGLLTKTGLHSFVDPRHGGGRQSERAPNDLVELVQFRGEEYLFYKPYHIDVCFLRGTTADEDGNVTMEQEAVFCEMLSEAQATRRCGGIVIVQVRRMAKRGTLPAKQVKIPGILVDLAIVEPEQWQTYETQFSPSYAGELRIPLSDIPVLPLDARKVIARRAALELFPGAICNLGSGICTGIANVAAEEEALDDICLTNEQGLIGGAPASGGDAGASRNYAAMIDQPYQFDFYDGGGLDLAFLSFAEIDQEGNVNVSRFGGRIIGPGGFINISQNANCVVFCGTFTAGRSEIAWPKGVTAIARDGEKPKLVPKVEQITYSGRFGRERKQKVLYVTERAVFRLAADGLELIEIAPGVDIERDIMARMGFRPAVARELKTMDRRLFLPAPLGLKAEIAKRKPRAASPHLNLLDQAAMAAQ